The DNA window TCGCCCGGCCACGATGATGTTCATGGAGCCTCCCTCACAACTGCCAACGCCGGCGCAACTGAGCCAACCCTCCCCGCTGATCAAGTTCTTGAATCACCGCTGAGGTGAACGCGAGGAGATCCGGCGCCCGTGGCCGGACCACAACGACGAGCGGCATGTCGACCCAGGACCCCGTCGACATCCGGAGACGCGGATGGGTCCGCGCATACGCAGCCACCAACGGCAGATCGACCACCGCGGCCTGCACGGTGCCGCGCGCGACCGCCCCCAATGCCTCGAGCGGTTGGTACTCGACCACAGCCAGCGTGGCGCCCAGTCGCTCTGCCACCGCCTGGCCGCGACTCCGCGCCTGCACTGCGACCCGGACGTTCCGCAGGGACCCGTCCGGAGCCGGTGTCTGTTTCTCGCGCCAGAGGATCGCCTGGCGCATCACGTAGTATGGCGTTGAGGCCGGGCCCGGCGCCCCCTCGGCCTCCCACTC is part of the bacterium genome and encodes:
- a CDS encoding transporter substrate-binding domain-containing protein, coding for MRDHCPRVALAGMAVFLIAACSSGGAGRPPLPPAPHPSAQGPVVAAIKRAGVLRVASDLTYPPLAFRDQGAPQGFEMDLAGLLAAALGVRLEVIDTPRAAARAGDVDADLLISEWEAEGAPGPASTPYYVMRQAILWREKQTPAPDGSLRNVRVAVQARSRGQAVAERLGATLAVVEYQPLEALGAVARGTVQAAVVDLPLVAAYARTHPRLRMSTGSWVDMPLVVVVRPRAPDLLAFTSAVIQELDQRGGLAQLRRRWQL